From a single Alloactinosynnema sp. L-07 genomic region:
- a CDS encoding DUF3050 domain-containing protein, which translates to MSRYDWALAHPGIDRIRATIEPIRTEVTRHPIYRRMATTEDVSVFMAHHVFAVWDFMSLLKSLQRELTCVRVPWVPTTQPISRRLINDIVLVEESDEFGEGYVSHFELYRHAMAQAGADTGPIDAFLDHLRANRPVAEALVSAGVPEPAADFVRSTWEVITHAPVHCQAAAFAFGREDLIPEMFDQVVAAGGAKLELFGEYLVRHIEVDGEQHTPMAMQMVADLCGPDAGKWAECARTLVDVLRARVALWDGISIALDQQLARA; encoded by the coding sequence ATGAGTCGCTACGATTGGGCACTGGCCCACCCGGGCATCGACCGTATTCGCGCCACAATCGAACCAATACGCACCGAAGTGACTCGTCACCCGATTTACCGGCGGATGGCCACGACCGAGGACGTGTCGGTCTTCATGGCTCACCATGTGTTCGCGGTATGGGACTTCATGTCGCTGCTCAAGAGCCTGCAGCGCGAGCTGACCTGCGTGCGGGTGCCCTGGGTGCCGACCACGCAACCGATCAGCAGGCGGCTGATCAACGACATCGTGCTGGTCGAGGAGAGCGACGAATTCGGCGAGGGCTACGTCAGCCACTTCGAGCTCTACCGGCACGCGATGGCGCAGGCCGGGGCCGACACCGGCCCGATCGACGCCTTCCTCGACCACCTGCGCGCCAACCGGCCGGTGGCCGAAGCGCTGGTCAGCGCCGGTGTCCCGGAGCCCGCCGCCGACTTCGTCCGGTCGACATGGGAGGTGATCACGCACGCCCCGGTGCACTGCCAGGCCGCCGCGTTCGCCTTCGGTCGGGAGGACCTGATCCCGGAGATGTTCGACCAGGTGGTCGCCGCGGGCGGGGCCAAGCTGGAGCTGTTCGGCGAGTACCTGGTCCGTCACATCGAGGTCGACGGCGAGCAGCACACCCCGATGGCGATGCAGATGGTGGCCGACCTGTGCGGCCCCGACGCCGGGAAATGGGCTGAGTGCGCGCGCACGCTCGTCGATGTGCTTCGGGCGCGGGTCGCGTTGTGGGACGGCATCAGCATCGCGTTGGACCAGCAACTCGCCCGGGCATGA
- a CDS encoding nucleotide sugar dehydrogenase: MFSVDLVVVGLGYVGLPLARRACAAGLRVAGIDTEAAVVTGLRAGRSHVRDTSDADIAAMLDAGFTAATDFTAVSTADTVVICVPTGLVDGEPDLRAVIAAGRRVAELLRPGTLVVLESTSYPGTTEEVLLPVLEATGLVAGVDFNLGYSPERIDPGNGEHGLENTPKVVSGLTPLCAKRCEAFYEELVDSVVVAAGLREAETAKLLENSYRLVNIALVNELAVLCARLEIDVWDVLRCAATKPFGFQPFSPGPGVGGHCIPVDPRYLANRARAEGLPCSMITTAQEVNAGMPAYVVRRARDLLARDGGRVAGSRVLLLGVTYKPDVGDVRQTPATGVVRQLRNLGILVGYHDPYVSGFLVDGEPVPAESDVDNAVRRADLVVLLQDHRALDLPAITRGARAVLDTRGRMEGENVERL; the protein is encoded by the coding sequence TTGTTCTCTGTTGACCTCGTGGTCGTGGGCCTTGGCTACGTCGGACTCCCGCTCGCCCGCCGGGCCTGCGCGGCTGGCCTGCGGGTCGCGGGGATCGACACCGAGGCCGCCGTGGTCACGGGCCTGCGCGCGGGCCGCTCCCACGTGCGGGACACCTCCGACGCCGACATCGCGGCCATGCTCGACGCGGGTTTCACCGCGGCGACGGACTTCACCGCGGTGTCCACAGCGGACACTGTGGTGATCTGCGTCCCGACCGGGCTGGTTGACGGCGAACCCGACCTGCGCGCGGTGATCGCGGCGGGCAGGCGGGTGGCCGAGCTGCTGCGGCCGGGCACGCTGGTCGTGTTGGAGTCCACCAGCTATCCAGGGACCACCGAGGAAGTCCTCCTGCCGGTGCTGGAAGCGACGGGCCTGGTGGCAGGCGTCGACTTCAACCTCGGGTACTCGCCCGAGCGCATCGACCCTGGCAACGGGGAACACGGGTTGGAGAACACGCCCAAAGTGGTCAGTGGCCTCACCCCCTTGTGCGCCAAGCGATGCGAGGCGTTCTACGAGGAACTGGTCGACTCGGTGGTGGTGGCGGCGGGCCTGCGGGAGGCGGAAACCGCCAAGCTGCTGGAGAACAGCTACCGGCTGGTCAACATCGCGCTGGTCAACGAGCTGGCGGTGTTGTGCGCGCGACTGGAGATCGACGTCTGGGACGTGTTGCGCTGCGCGGCGACGAAACCGTTCGGGTTCCAGCCGTTCTCCCCCGGCCCGGGCGTCGGCGGGCACTGCATCCCGGTCGACCCGCGCTACCTGGCCAACCGCGCCCGGGCCGAGGGACTGCCCTGTTCGATGATCACCACCGCGCAGGAGGTGAACGCGGGCATGCCCGCCTACGTCGTCCGGCGGGCCCGCGACCTGCTCGCCCGTGACGGCGGCCGAGTGGCGGGCTCGCGGGTGCTACTGCTGGGCGTCACCTACAAACCCGACGTCGGCGACGTCCGGCAGACCCCGGCCACCGGCGTGGTCCGCCAGCTGCGCAACCTGGGAATCCTGGTCGGCTACCACGATCCCTACGTCTCCGGCTTCCTGGTCGACGGCGAGCCGGTGCCCGCCGAGTCCGATGTGGACAATGCGGTTCGGCGGGCCGACCTCGTCGTACTGCTGCAGGACCACCGCGCACTCGACCTACCCGCCATCACCCGCGGCGCGCGAGCGGTACTGGACACCAGGGGCCGGATGGAGGGCGAGAACGTCGAACGGCTGTAA
- a CDS encoding DNA-3-methyladenine glycosylase 2 family protein encodes MHDDFDRCVRAVHSKDSRFDGWFFTAVRTTRIYCRPSCPGMPPKAENMSFFPSAAAAQQAGYRACKRCRPDASPGSPQWNARADLAARAMRLIADGVVDRSGVPGLAAHLGYSVRQVERQLLAEFGAGPLALARAQRAQTARLLIETTELPMSEVATAAGFGSIRTFNDTVREVFALPPTELRQRAGRQTAGAGVISLRLPYREPMSADRLFTQLATTVIPGVEEWRDGAYRRTLRLPHGHGIASLRPAAGHIVCQLTLTDLRDLALAISRCRRLLDLDADPVAVDDQLAVDPVLKPLVRSTPGRRVPHTVDGAEFAMRAVLGQQLTTAAARAHAARLVAAHGELVRDPVGGLTHLFPSPQILASVDPDLLALPRTRRDTLLGLVSALASGTIDVGVGADRERARARLAALPGFGPWTVENIAMRALGDPDAFLPGDPGIRAAARELGLSTNANVLAAHSAVWRPWRAYAMQHLWAVSERLPR; translated from the coding sequence GTGCATGACGACTTCGACCGCTGTGTGCGCGCCGTTCATTCCAAAGACTCCAGGTTCGACGGATGGTTCTTCACAGCGGTCCGGACCACACGCATCTACTGCCGCCCTAGCTGCCCTGGGATGCCACCAAAAGCTGAGAACATGTCGTTCTTTCCCAGCGCGGCCGCCGCCCAACAGGCCGGTTACCGCGCCTGCAAACGGTGTCGCCCGGACGCGAGCCCCGGTTCGCCGCAATGGAACGCGCGAGCCGATCTGGCCGCGCGCGCCATGCGGCTCATCGCCGACGGCGTCGTCGACCGGTCCGGAGTTCCCGGGCTGGCCGCGCATCTGGGCTACAGCGTCCGCCAAGTGGAGCGACAACTGCTCGCCGAGTTCGGCGCCGGTCCACTCGCGCTCGCCCGTGCGCAACGGGCGCAGACCGCGCGTCTGCTGATCGAGACAACGGAACTGCCGATGAGCGAGGTGGCCACGGCCGCGGGCTTCGGCAGCATCCGGACGTTCAACGACACCGTGAGGGAGGTCTTCGCGCTGCCGCCGACGGAGTTGCGTCAGCGCGCGGGCAGACAGACGGCGGGCGCGGGAGTCATCTCGCTGCGCCTGCCGTATCGCGAGCCCATGAGCGCGGACAGGCTTTTCACCCAGTTGGCCACGACGGTGATCCCCGGCGTGGAGGAATGGCGCGACGGCGCCTATCGGCGAACCCTGCGGCTGCCGCACGGACACGGCATCGCCAGCCTGCGGCCCGCGGCCGGGCACATCGTGTGCCAGCTGACCCTGACCGACCTGCGCGACCTGGCGCTGGCGATCAGCCGGTGCAGGCGGTTGCTCGACCTCGACGCCGACCCGGTCGCCGTGGACGATCAACTGGCCGTCGACCCCGTCCTCAAGCCACTGGTCCGGTCCACACCGGGCAGGCGGGTGCCGCACACCGTGGACGGTGCGGAGTTCGCCATGCGCGCGGTGCTCGGCCAACAGCTCACGACCGCCGCCGCCCGGGCCCACGCGGCCCGGCTGGTGGCTGCCCATGGCGAACTCGTGCGTGACCCGGTCGGCGGGCTCACCCACCTGTTCCCGTCACCGCAGATTCTCGCCTCAGTGGACCCGGACCTGCTCGCACTGCCCCGGACCCGCCGGGACACCCTGCTCGGTCTGGTCTCGGCACTGGCGTCGGGGACGATCGACGTCGGCGTGGGTGCCGACCGCGAGCGGGCCCGCGCCCGCCTTGCCGCCCTGCCCGGATTCGGTCCGTGGACGGTGGAGAACATCGCGATGCGCGCCCTGGGCGACCCGGACGCGTTCCTGCCGGGCGATCCCGGCATCCGGGCCGCCGCCCGCGAACTGGGCCTGTCGACCAACGCCAACGTCCTGGCCGCGCACTCCGCGGTCTGGCGGCCGTGGCGGGCCTACGCCATGCAACATCTGTGGGCGGTGAGCGAGCGGCTGCCAAGATAA
- a CDS encoding isocitrate lyase/phosphoenolpyruvate mutase family protein — protein MTNKQQDHASRFHELHTSGTVLALANAWDVASACVTVAAGAKAVATTSAGVAWSLGAADGDSLDRARAIDLIARVCAAVDVPVTADIETGFGATPEDVAQTVREVIAAGAVGVNIEDSFASDEGPLRAVAAQSERLAAARAAADQTGISLFINARTDTFLRSAGSDETRVALTVERAQAYLAAGASGIFVPGARDLTTIKTLVAEIAAPVNIMVGPGFPTVPELAGVGVARASLGAAIAEAAYGLTRRATQELLTTGTYDSVRDGMTWPELNALF, from the coding sequence ATGACGAACAAGCAGCAAGATCACGCATCGCGGTTCCATGAGCTGCACACATCCGGAACCGTGCTCGCCCTGGCGAACGCCTGGGACGTCGCCAGCGCGTGCGTGACGGTCGCGGCGGGGGCGAAGGCGGTCGCGACCACCAGTGCGGGTGTCGCGTGGAGTCTCGGTGCCGCCGACGGCGACTCGCTGGACCGCGCTCGGGCCATTGATCTGATCGCTCGGGTGTGCGCGGCGGTGGACGTCCCGGTCACCGCGGACATCGAGACCGGCTTCGGCGCCACACCCGAGGACGTGGCCCAAACCGTCCGTGAGGTGATCGCGGCGGGCGCGGTCGGGGTGAACATCGAGGACTCGTTCGCGAGCGACGAAGGGCCCCTGCGCGCGGTCGCCGCCCAGTCAGAACGCCTTGCGGCGGCGCGCGCGGCAGCCGACCAAACGGGAATTTCACTGTTTATCAACGCCAGGACGGATACTTTCCTGCGTTCGGCGGGCTCCGACGAAACCCGTGTGGCCTTAACGGTCGAACGCGCTCAGGCATATCTCGCAGCGGGTGCCTCCGGGATCTTCGTGCCCGGCGCGCGGGACTTGACAACCATCAAGACCCTGGTCGCCGAGATCGCCGCTCCGGTCAACATCATGGTCGGCCCCGGTTTCCCTACGGTGCCGGAGCTGGCGGGCGTGGGCGTGGCCAGGGCCAGCCTGGGCGCGGCGATCGCCGAAGCCGCGTACGGCTTGACCCGACGCGCCACCCAAGAGCTGCTCACCACCGGCACGTACGACTCGGTGCGCGACGGAATGACCTGGCCGGAGCTGAACGCGCTGTTCTGA
- a CDS encoding TetR/AcrR family transcriptional regulator, translating to MRTSASVDKPKSDGHRRIVTEALRLTREEGVENWTLRRLAGAVGAYPAVVYHHVGDREAVVAEVIDAVVAEVALPDERLRWREWFEELLTGLRPVLRGAPGVARRLALHGPGVPSALPIIEAGVRVLRAAGFGDESVVVYELLLNQACLFVAFEDDRDLSPGIRERSAELFSSYRDSETKPGLAALGRYAAVADPAEFFGYAIARTLDGVAVRLADRPVSTPA from the coding sequence ATGCGAACTTCTGCATCAGTTGACAAGCCCAAGAGTGACGGTCACCGGCGGATCGTCACTGAGGCGTTGCGGCTGACCAGGGAAGAAGGGGTGGAGAACTGGACGCTGCGGCGGCTGGCGGGCGCGGTGGGGGCCTATCCGGCGGTCGTGTACCACCACGTCGGCGATCGGGAGGCGGTCGTGGCCGAGGTGATCGACGCGGTGGTGGCCGAGGTGGCCCTGCCCGACGAGCGGCTGCGGTGGCGGGAGTGGTTCGAGGAACTGCTGACCGGGCTGCGTCCCGTCCTGCGCGGAGCGCCTGGGGTGGCCCGGCGGTTGGCGTTGCACGGGCCGGGGGTGCCGTCGGCGCTGCCGATCATCGAGGCCGGGGTTCGAGTGCTGCGGGCGGCGGGGTTCGGCGACGAGAGTGTCGTCGTCTACGAGTTATTGCTCAACCAAGCATGTCTCTTCGTGGCCTTCGAGGACGATCGGGACCTCAGTCCGGGGATTCGGGAACGGTCGGCCGAGCTGTTCAGCTCCTACCGCGACAGTGAGACCAAGCCCGGCCTCGCCGCGCTGGGTCGGTACGCCGCGGTGGCCGACCCGGCGGAGTTCTTCGGCTACGCCATCGCGCGCACGCTCGATGGCGTGGCCGTCCGCCTGGCCGACCGTCCCGTGTCGACGCCTGCTTAG
- a CDS encoding antitoxin, with the protein MAKIKKLVALAGAAAAARKYAAKHPDKVDRMATKAGRIIDERTKGKYHDKIDNTLAKLRSNLPKHP; encoded by the coding sequence ATGGCGAAGATCAAGAAACTGGTGGCCCTGGCAGGCGCCGCCGCGGCCGCGCGCAAGTACGCGGCCAAGCACCCCGACAAGGTCGACCGGATGGCGACCAAGGCGGGCCGGATCATCGACGAGCGCACCAAGGGCAAGTACCACGACAAGATCGACAACACTCTGGCCAAGCTCCGGTCGAACCTGCCCAAGCATCCCTGA